A genomic region of Catalinimonas niigatensis contains the following coding sequences:
- a CDS encoding amidohydrolase family protein: protein MNHFIKLSFLILLLSGCNQQAEDEKAAYSSEKTTAVEIKAVNEDVIPAGEQTIAIVGATLIDGHRGEPVQDAVVIVRNGEIQKVGRRDSVELPQEAEVLEADGLTLMPGLIDAHFHLGNQALPTHFLRRGVTSVRDPGAWIEDYDKVRASGDPLPRLFLTGPHLDMFPPAYPKNSAMVRDEIEAKEQVDKFVAQGASAIKVYFRIPPKIMQAISETAHAYGIPAVAHLEITSATDAIHAGIDGIEHITSFGIDLLPYQDAERYRQMVLADNNARRNGRYEMWNSIDLNSAQADSLIQLIVENGTVISPTLAIFEYQLEEEKTDSIKANGFRKMLAFVGRAKEAGATVVVGSHSYVPYADFGWAFQREMELLAESGLSNAEVIQAATMENARFFRIEDRLGSIEAGKQADLILVKGNPYEDIKAMYQIEKVMLNGKWVPPLTEEELRD from the coding sequence ATGAATCACTTTATCAAATTAAGCTTTCTTATACTTTTACTATCTGGTTGTAATCAGCAGGCAGAAGATGAAAAAGCAGCCTATTCTTCAGAAAAAACTACTGCCGTAGAAATAAAAGCAGTGAATGAAGATGTCATTCCTGCCGGTGAGCAGACCATTGCCATTGTTGGGGCTACCCTCATTGACGGACATAGAGGTGAGCCTGTGCAGGATGCCGTAGTGATTGTCAGGAATGGGGAAATCCAGAAGGTAGGCAGGAGAGACAGTGTGGAGCTTCCTCAGGAAGCGGAAGTATTGGAAGCAGATGGTTTGACATTGATGCCCGGCCTGATAGACGCCCATTTTCATCTGGGCAATCAGGCTTTGCCTACCCATTTTTTGCGCCGAGGTGTCACCTCCGTCAGAGACCCCGGCGCCTGGATAGAGGACTATGACAAAGTACGGGCATCGGGTGATCCTCTTCCCCGCTTGTTCCTCACCGGACCGCACCTGGATATGTTTCCTCCTGCCTATCCCAAAAACTCTGCTATGGTACGGGACGAGATTGAGGCAAAAGAACAGGTAGACAAGTTTGTAGCGCAAGGAGCTTCGGCCATCAAAGTGTATTTCCGCATTCCTCCCAAAATCATGCAAGCCATTTCTGAGACAGCGCATGCCTATGGCATTCCCGCCGTAGCCCATCTGGAAATCACCTCTGCTACCGATGCGATCCATGCGGGCATAGATGGAATAGAACATATTACTTCTTTTGGCATTGACCTGCTGCCTTACCAGGATGCAGAACGCTATCGCCAGATGGTTTTGGCAGATAACAATGCCCGGAGAAACGGCAGGTATGAGATGTGGAACAGCATTGACCTCAACAGCGCCCAGGCTGATTCACTGATCCAGTTGATTGTAGAAAATGGTACAGTAATAAGTCCTACACTGGCCATCTTTGAATACCAGTTGGAAGAAGAAAAGACAGACAGCATCAAAGCCAATGGGTTCAGGAAGATGCTGGCTTTTGTAGGCAGAGCCAAAGAAGCAGGTGCCACTGTTGTGGTAGGTTCGCACTCTTATGTACCTTATGCCGATTTTGGCTGGGCCTTCCAAAGGGAGATGGAGTTGCTTGCCGAAAGCGGTTTGAGCAATGCGGAAGTGATCCAGGCAGCTACCATGGAAAACGCCCGCTTCTTCCGCATAGAAGACCGTTTGGGCAGCATAGAAGCAGGCAAACAGGCCGACCTGATTCTGGTGAAAGGCAACCCCTACGAAGATATCAAAGCCATGTACCAGATAGAAAAAGTCATGCTGAACGGAAAATGGGTACCTCCCTTGACTGAAGAAGAACTACGGGATTAA